One part of the Chiroxiphia lanceolata isolate bChiLan1 chromosome 14, bChiLan1.pri, whole genome shotgun sequence genome encodes these proteins:
- the LOC116793904 gene encoding tumor necrosis factor ligand superfamily member 10-like, translating to MAPHPPSAGHYLRSDSGGSEAPMLAEGPGPGPAPGPDGGPGAVRGQRRRRCGPLWGSVAVMAILAVQIASTTGLFVYFTMAISKLKSQAPGSVEELRCLQMLNQQPEGSSLEELSSSQTCLKLASTIKAYVATVTENILRRSAVKEARRSYFNTSEGQVPPKTARKPSAHLTLRPQSLTQDGTSERFGNLSQSCRHAITRWEHSTLHSHLQNITYRDGRLRVEQPGKYYVYSQIYFRYRSAGAQDSGPQLVQCIQWQPPHSQPILLLKGVGTKCWAPEADYGLHALYQGGLFELKAGDELFVSVSSLAIDYNDAAASYFGAFRLDL from the exons ATGGCCCCGCACCCGCCCAGCGCCGGGCACTACCTGCGCTCCGACAGCGGCGGCTCGGAGGCGCCCATGCTGGCGGAGGGTCCCggtcccggccccgctcccggtcCGGacggcggccccggggcggtgcgggggcagcggcggcggcgctgcggTCCCCTGTGGGGCAGCGTGGCTGTCATGGCCATCCTGGCAGTGCAGATCGCCTCCACCACCGGCCTCTTCGTCTACTTCACCATGGCCATCTCCAAG CTGAAATCCCAGGCTCCGGGGAGTGTGGAAGAGCTGCGGTGTCTGCAGATGCTCAATCAGCAGCCCGAGGGCtccagcctggaggagctgagcagcagccagACCTGCCTCAAGCTGGCCAGCACCATCAAAGCCTACGTGGCCACG GTGACAGAGAACATCCTCCGCAGGAGCGCGGTGAAGG aGGCCCGGCGGAGCTACTTCAACACCTCAGAGGGGCAGGTTCCTCCCAAAACAGCCCGGAAGCCCTCGGCACATCTCACCCTCCGCCCTCAGAGCCTGACCCAGGATG gaACCTCGGAGCGCTTCGGGAACCTGTCCCAGTCGTGCCGCCACGCCATCACCCGCTGGGAGCACAGCACCCTGCACTCCCACCTGCAGAACATCACCTACCGCGACGGGCGGCTCCGGGTCGAGCAGCCGGGCAAGTACTACGTGTACTCCCAGATCTATTTCCGCTACCGCAGCGCCGGCGCCCAGGACTCGGGCCCGCAGCTCGTGCAGTGCATCCAGTGGCAgccaccccacagccagcccatcctgctgctcaAGGGCGTGGGCACCAAGTGCTGGGCCCCCGAGGCGGACTATGGGCTGCACGCGCTCTACCAGGGCGGACTGTTCGAGCTCAAGGCCGGCGACGAGCTCTTCGTCTCCGTGTCCTCCTTGGCCATCGACTACAACGACGCAGCTGCCAGTTACTTCGGGGCCTTCCGGCTCGACCTCTGA
- the LOC116793905 gene encoding carcinoembryonic antigen-related cell adhesion molecule 1-like — protein sequence MFPVPLLPFLPFLLLLVLAPGSAAAGPGITARTLAPCYSADLSPASGRLVSAVGCTVLLTVPRLRVGRAVSWEYRAGVEQGVILRYAFGRPPSTSRPYENRTRFNETNFSLQMVLRRGDGRLYRLSSEEEATDWFQLYVVEPLSEPEIVGNSSVKAGDDTKLVCNVLKGKADLYWWKKNGELLLGSDRIQFEDNSTLCIVRVSMRDSGYYACVVRNAVSQNETSFLLHVHHSANVVLPVVLACVVVGCLAGIFVWCRKTEQPFRLCR from the exons ATGTTCCCcgtccccctcctccccttcctccccttcctcctcctcctcgtcctcgCCCCCGGCAGCGCGGCAGCCGGCCCGGGGATCACAG CCCGCACACTCGCTCCGTGCTACTCGGCCGACCTCAGCCCGGCCTCGGGGCGCCTGGTGTCGGCCGTGGGCTGCACCGTGCTGCTCACGGTGCCACGGCTGCGGGTGGGCAGAGCGGTGTCCTGGGAGTACAGAGCGGGCGTGGAGCAGGGCGTCATCCTCCGCTATGCCTTCGGTCGGCCCCCCAGCACGTCTCGCCCCTACGAGAACCGCACGAGGTTCAACGAGACGAACTTCTCGCTGCAGATGGTGCTGCGGCGCGGCGACGGGCGGCTGTACCGCCTCAGCTCCGAGGAGGAGGCCACAGACTGGTTCCAGCTGTACGTTGTTG AACCGCTGTCCGAGCCAGAAATCGTGGGCAACTCGTCGGTGAAGGCGGGAGACGACACCAAGCTGGTCTGCAACGTCCTGAAAGGGAAGGCAGACTTGTACTGGTGGAAGAAAAATGGGGAGCTGCTTCTGGGAAGTGACCGCATCCAGTTTGAGGACAACAGCACGCTCTGCATCGTCAGGGTGTCGATGAGGGACAGCGGGTACTACGCGTGCGTGGTGCGCAACGCCGTGAGCCAGAACGAgacctccttcctgctccacgTCCACC ACTCGGCGAACGTGGTGCTGCCCGTGGTCCTGGCGTGTGTGGTGGTCGGCTGCCTCgcag GTATCTTCGTCTGGTGCAGGAAAACGGAGCAGCCATTTCGGCTCTGTAG ATAG